The Candidatus Neomarinimicrobiota bacterium genome contains the following window.
AATGTTTAGTCCATTTGAATGTCTGCCCATGCAGTCGTAGCACTAATCCTGAAGTAAAGTCTATAACATATCGACGCCTCTTGAGATTATATGAAAAGGATCTTATTAAATATGGTGTTAAGAGTAAAGCTTGGGCACATTGCAAACTTGTAATAGGACAAAAGTACTTAAGAAAAAGAAACATTATTAAAGCATTTACTTATTTTGCAGATGCGTTATTTACACATCCATCGATTCACGTGACTAAAGGGCTAATAATTTCCTTATTCCCTTTTATTCTTAGGCTAAAGCACTTGCGTTTAAAATAGCAGTAATCAGCAATTTAATATTAGGGTTGTTTTTAACTGTAAATTGGGTGATAATAGATGCGTTTAACAGGCATTTTTAAACCAATGCTATTGCTAGTAATAGTTATTTGTTTTATTTTCAACTCGAAAGAGTCCTATTCCTTTGTAATTGGAGGATTAACTATTACATATGATGATATTGTTATATTCATTATTTTTTTGTTAGTTATATTGCAAAAGTTATTAAAAGGAGGAAAGTTTGGTTGTGACAATACACTATGTATAAATTTTATATTTTTTGGATTGATAATGGTTAGTACTTTATTGACCATGTTTGTATCAAATAATCCTTTTGGAGATATAAAGCAGATTATTAGCATCTTTGAATATGCTATAGTATTTTGGCTGGGCTATACTTTAAATCTTGACTTGAAATCGCAGGAAATAAGTTTCAAGATCATAACGTTAGTCGGGAGTTTTATTGCACTAACATCAATACTCCTAGCTACTGGTTTTCTCGATATTCATCTTGGTGATGTTAGGGCACCTCGTGTAAGCATTTTAAAATATAGAGCAATTGGTTGGTTAGAGATTTATGGTTCATTTGGTGTTTGGATGCAGATTTGTTTGGGTATTATTCTTGCTTCTTTAATGCAACCTTTATTTAAAAAAGCCTATAATTATATAATTCTTCTTGTACTTTTAAGCGGCGTATTTGTTTCGCAATCGCGGGCGACATGGCTAACTACTTTCTTGGTTTTATCTGTTTTTCTTATAATGCTATTATATTTTAAATTAAGAAAACTAAAGTTCGGCGCACTAATAGGAGGCATTGCATCTATTGGCATAGTTGTTGTAGTATACTTAAGTTTTTGGCAATTTATTTTAGATTTATTTGAATATCTAATAAAAATAAAACCATTAAGTTATGTAAGCCGATTGAATCAATATGTTTTAGCGATTAGCATTATTAAAGATCAACCTCTTTTGGGTCTAGGCGCTGATGTTTTCAGTCAAATAAGTGCCGATGGTTCGGTTTTGCATAATACCTTTTTGGATATTTACGTGCGTTCTGGTTTGATAGGATTTGTTGGATATGTTAGTATCTGGATGTTACCTTTTTTTGCGTTAATAAGAACTATGGTAAAACTCAAAGACACTAGGTATAAATTATTTTGCGTTGCGTATTTAATTGGCATTATCGGAATGTGTATACAGAGCCAATTCTATTTAGCAGATGGGTTTCTTTTGATATGGTTTTTTTTGGGGATGGCAACTGCCTTTATGAGTTTGCAAGGAGTTAGAAAGGATGTCTACCTTAATGCATAAAATTGCAAACGAAAGTATTGAAATCTGCCATATTCAAATGGCCTACTATCCGGGCAGCGAGATGAGAGCGTTTTATGAATACACTCAAGCATTGTCTCGGATGGGACATCACGTCTGTGTAATAGCTGCTGGTAAACCTGATGAAGCTACTTTCGAATGTGTAAATGGTGTAGAAGTTTATAGGATTAAGGTTAGGTCAATATCAAAAAAATCTTTAGAGCCTGTGATATTTTTAAGGAAAGCCATACAGATTTTAAGAGCAGAAGCCAAAAGTAGGCCGTTTGATGTCATACATACCTATACTTCGTGGGAAATGATACCAATGCCTTTATTAATGTCCTCTGCAGCAAAACGGTTCGTTTTTGATATTAGATCGAACGCCATTAGTGGTGGACTTTTCACAACAATCGGTAAAGTGTTGCGCAGGATTTCGCGACTTGTTTATGACGCCGTTATAGTACTTGATGATGCGCTAGGAAAAGATATTTTTGGGAATTGTACGCGATATCATATAGTTCCTTTAGGGGTTGACCTTAACACTTTTAGTCCTGTAGGTATGCGGGACAAAAGACTAGCAAAAGAACGGTTTGGACTAAACCCCGAAAAGAATACTATAGGTTTTATAAGCAGTCTTTATCCAACTAGGCGTTGTGACAGAGTTTTAGAAACCTATAAGGTAGTAATGTCTAAAAAACCTGATACTCAAGCACTCATTGTAGGGGATGGCCCTGACTTTAGTAAGTTACAGCATGTTATTAATCACGATAGTATCTTAAAGAACCGAGTAAAGATGACTGGTAAAGTTCCGATAACTGAAGTACATCACGCTTACCATGCTTGCGATGTTTTTTTGTCATACATTCCAATTAACTCTATTTATGATCCACAACCACCACTAAAAACAATAGAAGCATTAGCAAGTGGAGTACCTGTAATAGCAACGGCAACCAGAGGAAATAAGACATTTATTCAAGATCAAGTTAACGGATTATTAGCTAAT
Protein-coding sequences here:
- a CDS encoding O-antigen ligase family protein — translated: MVSTLLTMFVSNNPFGDIKQIISIFEYAIVFWLGYTLNLDLKSQEISFKIITLVGSFIALTSILLATGFLDIHLGDVRAPRVSILKYRAIGWLEIYGSFGVWMQICLGIILASLMQPLFKKAYNYIILLVLLSGVFVSQSRATWLTTFLVLSVFLIMLLYFKLRKLKFGALIGGIASIGIVVVVYLSFWQFILDLFEYLIKIKPLSYVSRLNQYVLAISIIKDQPLLGLGADVFSQISADGSVLHNTFLDIYVRSGLIGFVGYVSIWMLPFFALIRTMVKLKDTRYKLFCVAYLIGIIGMCIQSQFYLADGFLLIWFFLGMATAFMSLQGVRKDVYLNA
- a CDS encoding glycosyltransferase family 4 protein, which encodes MSTLMHKIANESIEICHIQMAYYPGSEMRAFYEYTQALSRMGHHVCVIAAGKPDEATFECVNGVEVYRIKVRSISKKSLEPVIFLRKAIQILRAEAKSRPFDVIHTYTSWEMIPMPLLMSSAAKRFVFDIRSNAISGGLFTTIGKVLRRISRLVYDAVIVLDDALGKDIFGNCTRYHIVPLGVDLNTFSPVGMRDKRLAKERFGLNPEKNTIGFISSLYPTRRCDRVLETYKVVMSKKPDTQALIVGDGPDFSKLQHVINHDSILKNRVKMTGKVPITEVHHAYHACDVFLSYIPINSIYDPQPPLKTIEALASGVPVIATATRGNKTFIQDQVNGLLANDNVEDLASKCLTILSNKCLRQALIKAGIETAKKFEWNKIVRDYLLPIYLDLLSSK